The following proteins are co-located in the Paracoccaceae bacterium Fryx2 genome:
- a CDS encoding FAD-linked oxidase C-terminal domain-containing protein, with the protein MQIEPALAELEQALGDRLSRAKGILTQHGASETHIHAGLPDAVAFPTSTAEVALIVSVCAKHGVPVTGWGAGTSLEGHALALHGGVTVDFARMDAVLHVHPEDMTATIQPGLTRERLNEELRATGLFFPVDPGANATLGGMAATRASGTTAVRYGTMRDNVLALEVVLADGQVIRTGTAAPKSSAGYDLTALFVGSEGTLGLITELTIRLQGQPEAVSAAVCAFPDMGSAVDCVTATIQSGIPMARIEFLDAAAVAACNAYSNTDMALAPHLLVEFHGSPAAVAEQAERFGEVATEMGSQGFQWARAAEDRARLWKMRHSAYRACVASRPGCTALVTDVCVPISRLAEAVEQTQADIAAGSIPGPILGHVGDGNFHAILLVDPENPADLAEAKRLAHRMAERALALGGTVTGEHGIGMGKLAYMQAEHGAGWDVMGRIKAALDPAGILNPGKLVRQP; encoded by the coding sequence GCCTTTCCGACTTCGACCGCCGAGGTCGCGCTGATCGTCTCGGTCTGCGCCAAACATGGCGTGCCGGTCACCGGCTGGGGTGCCGGCACCTCGCTGGAGGGGCACGCGCTGGCGCTGCACGGCGGCGTGACGGTCGATTTCGCCCGCATGGACGCCGTGCTGCACGTCCACCCCGAGGACATGACCGCCACCATCCAGCCCGGCCTGACCCGCGAGCGCCTGAACGAGGAGTTGCGCGCCACCGGCCTGTTCTTCCCGGTCGATCCGGGGGCCAACGCCACGCTGGGCGGCATGGCGGCCACCCGCGCCTCGGGCACCACGGCCGTCAGATATGGCACTATGCGCGACAACGTGCTGGCGCTGGAGGTGGTGCTGGCCGACGGGCAGGTGATCCGCACCGGCACCGCCGCGCCGAAATCCTCGGCCGGGTATGACCTGACGGCGCTGTTCGTCGGGTCGGAGGGCACGCTGGGGCTGATCACCGAACTGACGATCCGCCTGCAGGGCCAGCCAGAGGCGGTGTCGGCCGCGGTCTGCGCCTTTCCCGACATGGGGTCGGCGGTGGACTGCGTCACCGCCACCATCCAGTCGGGGATCCCGATGGCGCGGATCGAGTTTCTCGACGCCGCAGCCGTCGCCGCCTGCAACGCCTATTCCAACACCGACATGGCGCTTGCGCCGCATCTGCTGGTCGAATTCCACGGCTCCCCCGCCGCCGTGGCCGAACAGGCCGAACGCTTTGGCGAGGTCGCGACCGAGATGGGCAGCCAGGGCTTCCAGTGGGCCCGCGCGGCGGAAGACCGCGCCCGGCTGTGGAAGATGCGCCACAGCGCCTATCGCGCCTGCGTCGCCTCGCGCCCCGGCTGCACCGCGCTGGTCACCGATGTCTGCGTGCCGATCTCGCGGCTGGCCGAGGCGGTGGAACAGACGCAGGCCGACATCGCGGCGGGCAGCATCCCCGGCCCGATCCTCGGCCATGTCGGGGACGGCAATTTCCACGCGATCCTGCTGGTGGACCCGGAAAACCCCGCCGACCTGGCCGAAGCCAAGCGGCTGGCGCACCGCATGGCGGAACGCGCGCTGGCGCTGGGCGGCACGGTCACCGGCGAACATGGCATCGGCATGGGCAAGCTCGCCTACATGCAGGCCGAACACGGCGCGGGCTGGGACGTGATGGGCCGCATCAAGGCCGCGCTGGACCCCGCGGGCATCCTGAACCCCGGCAAGCTGGTGCGCCAGCCGTGA
- a CDS encoding DUF4440 domain-containing protein has translation MTETPEAFSRSFAQLWGARDAAGLAALAAADADMLTLTGAWCDGRARIEATLKAELAGTFARSRLVTGKMRLRDLAPGIVVVQQRFVLSGLVDPLGRDMGRVGALLTSILVSGDAGWRAASLQFSPVGG, from the coding sequence GTGACCGAGACGCCAGAGGCTTTCAGCCGCAGCTTTGCCCAGCTTTGGGGCGCCCGCGATGCCGCCGGTCTGGCCGCGCTGGCCGCCGCCGATGCCGACATGCTGACGTTGACCGGGGCGTGGTGCGATGGCCGGGCCCGGATCGAGGCGACGCTGAAGGCCGAACTCGCGGGCACCTTCGCGCGCTCGCGGCTGGTGACAGGCAAGATGCGGCTGCGCGACCTGGCGCCGGGCATCGTGGTGGTGCAGCAGCGGTTCGTGCTGTCGGGGCTGGTCGATCCCCTGGGGCGCGACATGGGCCGCGTCGGGGCCTTGCTGACCAGTATTCTGGTGTCGGGAGACGCTGGCTGGCGCGCGGCGAGCCTGCAGTTCAGCCCGGTCGGCGGCTGA